In Desulfofundulus kuznetsovii DSM 6115, the following are encoded in one genomic region:
- the ytfJ gene encoding GerW family sporulation protein — translation MQVPEHPIEGLMKTAMESIKEMVNVNVVVGDPVETADGTVVIPVSRVACGFGAGGGELEAQGRQTHDGEQLPFFGGGSGAGVSVQPVGFLVVGQGQVRLLPVDGNAVIDRLIDLAPQLVSQIQSMFKREHNRNQVAMSPPPPPPGGTIPPM, via the coding sequence ATGCAGGTGCCGGAACATCCAATTGAAGGTTTAATGAAAACGGCCATGGAAAGCATCAAGGAAATGGTTAATGTGAACGTGGTGGTGGGCGACCCCGTGGAAACAGCCGATGGAACGGTAGTCATACCCGTCTCCCGGGTGGCCTGTGGATTTGGCGCCGGCGGCGGGGAACTGGAAGCCCAGGGCCGGCAGACCCACGACGGGGAGCAACTCCCGTTTTTCGGTGGAGGCAGCGGGGCAGGGGTATCGGTCCAGCCGGTGGGATTTTTGGTGGTGGGACAGGGACAGGTCCGCCTTTTGCCTGTGGATGGCAATGCTGTAATTGACCGCCTTATCGACCTGGCTCCCCAGCTGGTTTCCCAGATACAATCCATGTTTAAGCGGGAACACAACCGCAACCAGGTGGCCATGTCTCCTCCACCGCCGCCTCCGGGAGGAACCATTCCTCCGATGTAA
- a CDS encoding DUF2953 domain-containing protein: MWWLILILFFLFCVLVVVPLNLELYYRRRGQDHCLYLVVSTWFDIKYQLIPRERLPKPAPGSKAVMKEPRGVLPEKEKKKSAGGTLKLFRRLMSYVHLGQRVWPALEFLLHRTELRRFEWRTLVGLPDAAHTGMAVGGLWSIKGAVLTALYRLVSKKSVLPEVAVVPHFTGSSFGLLIHCIFTVRLGHIMVTAVKLAFVFIRDGLRKALPFTRLLKG; this comes from the coding sequence TTGTGGTGGCTGATTTTAATCCTCTTTTTCCTGTTTTGCGTTCTCGTCGTGGTACCCCTGAACCTGGAGTTATATTACCGTCGCCGGGGACAGGACCATTGCCTGTACCTGGTGGTCAGCACCTGGTTCGATATTAAATACCAGCTTATACCCAGGGAGCGCCTGCCAAAACCGGCCCCCGGCTCAAAGGCGGTAATGAAGGAACCACGGGGTGTTTTGCCGGAAAAAGAGAAAAAAAAGTCTGCCGGTGGAACTCTAAAGTTGTTCCGCCGCCTGATGAGCTATGTCCATTTGGGGCAAAGGGTATGGCCTGCCCTGGAGTTTCTTCTGCACCGCACCGAACTCCGCCGGTTTGAATGGCGAACCCTCGTCGGCCTGCCCGACGCCGCACATACCGGCATGGCCGTGGGAGGGCTGTGGTCCATTAAAGGAGCGGTTTTGACGGCCCTTTACCGGCTGGTCAGCAAAAAATCCGTCCTGCCCGAAGTAGCCGTGGTTCCTCACTTCACCGGCTCATCCTTCGGGCTTTTGATTCACTGCATATTTACCGTTCGGCTGGGCCATATTATGGTTACGGCAGTGAAGCTGGCTTTCGTGTTCATCCGCGATGGTTTAAGAAAGGCCTTGCCTTTTACTAGACTCCTCAAGGGGTGA